From the genome of Mycobacterium dioxanotrophicus, one region includes:
- a CDS encoding 1,4-dihydroxy-2-naphthoate polyprenyltransferase: MASFAQWIEGARPRTLPNAVSPVIAGTGAAAWLGAAVWWKALLALAVAVALIIGVNYANDYSDGIRGTDDVRSGPLRLVGSRLASPRAVLTAALSSLAVGAVAGLALAAVSAPWLIAVGAVCIAGAWLYTGGKKPYGYLGLGEIAVFIFFGLVAVLGTQYTQALRIDWVGVVMAVVMGSLSSAVLVANNLRDIPTDAESGKITLAVRLGDARTRVLYQVLLGVALVGTLALTAATPWCLVGLLAAPLAVRAARPVRGGSGGAGLIPVLRDTGLTMLVWAVAVSLALVF; encoded by the coding sequence GTGGCCAGTTTCGCTCAATGGATCGAGGGCGCCCGGCCCCGCACCTTGCCCAACGCCGTCTCCCCCGTGATCGCCGGGACCGGCGCGGCGGCGTGGCTCGGCGCGGCGGTGTGGTGGAAGGCGCTGCTGGCCCTGGCCGTCGCGGTGGCCCTGATCATCGGCGTCAACTACGCCAACGACTACTCCGACGGCATCCGCGGCACCGACGACGTGCGATCGGGCCCGCTGCGACTGGTCGGCTCCCGGTTGGCATCGCCCCGCGCAGTGCTGACCGCCGCGCTGTCGAGTTTGGCGGTGGGTGCCGTCGCGGGCCTGGCGCTTGCCGCGGTGAGCGCGCCGTGGCTGATCGCCGTGGGCGCGGTGTGTATCGCCGGAGCGTGGCTCTACACCGGCGGCAAGAAGCCCTACGGCTACCTCGGGCTGGGTGAGATCGCGGTCTTCATCTTCTTCGGTCTGGTGGCCGTGCTGGGCACGCAGTACACGCAGGCCCTGCGGATCGATTGGGTCGGCGTGGTGATGGCCGTGGTGATGGGCTCGTTGTCGTCGGCCGTGCTGGTCGCCAACAACCTGCGCGACATCCCGACCGACGCGGAGTCCGGCAAGATCACGCTGGCCGTGCGGCTGGGTGATGCCCGCACACGGGTGCTCTACCAGGTGTTGCTGGGCGTGGCGCTGGTCGGGACGCTGGCGCTGACCGCCGCCACCCCGTGGTGTCTGGTGGGTCTGCTGGCCGCGCCGCTCGCGGTGCGCGCGGCCCGGCCCGTGCGCGGAGGCAGCGGGGGCGCCGGGCTGATTCCCGTGCTGCGCGACACCGGGCTCACCATGCTGGTGTGGGCCGTCGCCGTTTCGCTGGCCTTGGTTTTCTAG